GGCTCGCTGACCACCAGCACGCACACCTTCTACCGCGTCACCGCGCAGCGCACCGTCACCATCATCCCCGACACGCCGGCCAAGCGGCGCGAGTACGAGGAGTCGGTGATCCGCACGATCTACCTGAGCAACGCCGACGTCAAGGAGGCGATCGATCTGCTGCGTGTCGTCGTCGACATCCGCCAGATCTCGCCGGTCAGCGGCACCAACTCGATTTCCATCAAGGACACGCCCGAGCGGGTCGCCGCGGCCGTCAAGCTGATCGAGGCGATCGACAAGGCGCGGCCGGAGGTCATCATCGACGTCGAGCTGCTCGAAGTCGATCGGACGAAGCTCAAGGAGTACGGACTCCAGGTCGCGTCGCCAGGATCCGACGGCATCAGCGGATCCGCCGACATCAACCGCACGGGTTTCACTCTGGCGGACCTGCAGAACCTGACCGCCGCCGACGTGTTCCTGTCGGGCATTCCCGGCCTCTACTACCGCCTGCTCAAGAACGACACCAATACGCGCGCGCTGGCCAACCCCCAGCTCCGAGCCATCGAGGGAGTCGCGGCCACGGCGCGGTTCGGCGATCGCGTGCCGGTGCCGATCACGACGTTCGCGCCAATCGCCGCCGGCGGCGTCAACACCCAGCCGATCGTGTCGTACGCCTACGAGAACATCGGCGTCAACATCGACATCACCCCGCGTATGCACCATGACGACGAGGTATCGCTGGCGCTGAAGGTGTCGGTCTCGAACATCTCCGGCACCGGCTACGCGGGACTCCCGACGTTCGGCAACCGCGAGATCTCGACGACGATCCGGCTGAAGGACGGAGAAACCAACATGCTGGCGGGGCTGATCCGGGACGACGAGCGAACGGTGCTCGCCGGCGTGCCCGGGTTGTCGGACCTGCCGCTCATCGGGCATCTCTTCGCCAACAACCACAAGGAAGCGCAGCAGACCGACATCATCCTGACGCTGACCCCTCACATCGTCCGGGTCCTGGACCTCTCGGAGACGGATCTGCGCCCGTTCCGCCTCGGGCACGAGTCGCAGATGACGGCGGGCGACGCGGTCGGCGGCGGCGCGCCGCGCGACGACCTGGAGGTGCAGTCCCCGGCAATCCCCGGCCCGCGGACACCTCTACCGGCCGCGGCACCGCCCCCTGCGCCGCCCGAGACGGCTCCGGCC
This sequence is a window from Vicinamibacterales bacterium. Protein-coding genes within it:
- a CDS encoding secretin N-terminal domain-containing protein; the protein is MSSRQATAELCRTLILLLPLAAGCASANNLHLGRQAEQTQDYDRAVVEYTKAVRASPDNGEARASLERVKQRAAQEHANRARRLAGLERWEEAVVEYQLAAELNPTDSRVDDALRDARQKLRAKVSVTRGGKTELENLIDRTRDLPAPGLDLPQDVKLPGSLVFGNGATARAVFLAVGRFANMSVIFDPTFRDQPLSIDLRNSTLSDALGSLTTSTHTFYRVTAQRTVTIIPDTPAKRREYEESVIRTIYLSNADVKEAIDLLRVVVDIRQISPVSGTNSISIKDTPERVAAAVKLIEAIDKARPEVIIDVELLEVDRTKLKEYGLQVASPGSDGISGSADINRTGFTLADLQNLTAADVFLSGIPGLYYRLLKNDTNTRALANPQLRAIEGVAATARFGDRVPVPITTFAPIAAGGVNTQPIVSYAYENIGVNIDITPRMHHDDEVSLALKVSVSNISGTGYAGLPTFGNREISTTIRLKDGETNMLAGLIRDDERTVLAGVPGLSDLPLIGHLFANNHKEAQQTDIILTLTPHIVRVLDLSETDLRPFRLGHESQMTAGDAVGGGAPRDDLEVQSPAIPGPRTPLPAAAPPPAPPETAPAQPPFPQPLQGPLPGIPQPVSTPPAPKKPGGGSSY